A window of the Oryza brachyantha chromosome 5, ObraRS2, whole genome shotgun sequence genome harbors these coding sequences:
- the LOC102707038 gene encoding leucine-rich repeat receptor-like serine/threonine-protein kinase BAM3 has product MQLQLKSAQRRARMAAELLLPSRLIIPLLLLLLTSAAAATATDDRLRAQAALLVHAFSPPLQPPLRATWTVANHASLCSSWPAVRCAPDNRTVVSLDLSSYNLSGALSPAIGRLRGLRFLSLAANSLSGELPPTIAALPNLRHLNLSNNQFNSTLAALRFSTMTSLEVLDVYDNDLSGPLPDAGLTTLPSLRHLDLGGNFFSGSIPPSFGRLGAIDFLSVAGNSLGGRIPPELGNLTTLRHLFLGYYNQFDGGIPPELGRLASLVHLDMASCGLQGEIPASLGGLASLDTLYLQTNQLNGTLPPALANLTALRFLDVSNNALTGEIPPELAALTDLRLFNMFINRFRGSIPEFIADLRSLQVLKLWQNNFTGAIPAALGRAAPLREVDLSTNRLTGEVPRWLCALGELQILILLDNFLFGPVPEGLGACRTLTRVRLGRNYLTGPLPRGFLYLPALTTVELQGNYLTGQLHDHEDAGGSSPLSLLNLSSNRFDGSLPASIGNFSSLQTLLLSGNQFTGEIPREVGQLRRLLKLDLSGNNLTGEVPGEVSECASLTYLDLSVNQLSGAMPARLVQIRMLNYLNVSWNKLNGSIPAEMGGMKSLTAADLSHNDFSGRVPQNGQFAYFNASSFAGNPRLCGLEADPCSLTPGGPQVWPSGSGGQAARRAPVMWRLKLAAALGLLACSVAFAAAAVATTRSAMVRRRRSGWQMTAFQKVRFGCEDVVRCVKENCVVGRGGAGVVYAGEMPGGERVAVKRIVAVGDGGFSAEVQTLGRIRHRHIVRLLALCWSAEAKLLVYEYMAGGSLGEALHLRGGMPWAARLRVATEAAKGLCYLHHDCSPAILHRDVKSNNILLDAQLEAHVADFGLAKYLRGGASECMSAIAGSYGYIAPEYAYTLKVDEKSDVYSFGVVLLELLTGQKPVGEHLQEEEAVDLVQWVRARSKDKEEGVWRVLDRRLGGDVPPGEATQMFFVAMLCVQEHSVQRPTMREVVQMLEQAKAKANHPSTSTQ; this is encoded by the exons ATGCAATTGCAATTGAAGAGCGCGCAGAGGAGAGCACGCATGGCCGCCGAGTTGCTTCTGCCCAGCCGCCTTATcattcctctcctcctcctcctcctcacctcaGCCGCCGCAGCCACCGCCACGGACGACCGTCTGCGTGCACAGGCCGCCCTCCTTGTCCACGCCTTCTCTCCGCCTCTCCAGCCGCCGTTGCGCGCCACCTGGACCGTCGCCAACCACGCCTCCCTCTGCTCCTCCTGGCCCGCCGTCCGCTGCGCCCCCGACAACCGCACCGTCGTCTCCCTCGACCTCTCCTCCTACAACCTCTCCGGCGCGCTCTCCCCTGCCATCGGCCGCCTCCGGGGCCTCCGCTTCCTCTCCCTTGCCGCCAACTCTCTGTCCGGCGAACTACCTCCCACCATCGCCGCCCTCCCAAACCTGCGTCACCTCAACCTCTCCAACAACCAATTCAACAGCACCCTGGCCGCTCTCCGCTTCTCCACCATGACCAGTCTCGAGGTCCTGGACGTCTACGACAACGACCTCTCCGGCCCGCTCCCGGACGCCGGCCTCACCACCCTCCCGAGCCTCCGCCACCTCGACCTCGGTGGCAACTTCTTCTCCGGCAGCATCCCGCCAAGCTTCGGTCGCCTCGGAGCCATCGACTTCCTTTCGGTCGCCGGCAACAGTCTCGGTGGCCGCATCCCGCCCGAGCTTGGGAACCTCACCACCCTGCGCCACCTCTTCCTCGGCTACTACAACCAGTTCGACGGCGGCATCCCGCCGGAGCTCGGTCGCCTCGCCAGCCTGGTGCACCTCGACATGGCCAGCTGCGGCCTGCAGGGGGAGATCCCGGCGTCGCTCGGCGGCCTCGCCAGCCTCGACACGCTCTACCTGCAGACCAACCAGCTGAACGGCACGCtcccgcccgcgctcgccaACCTCACCGCCCTCAGGTTCCTCGACGTCTCCAACAACGCGCTCACCGGGGAGATCCCGCCCGAGCTCGCCGCTCTCACGGACCTCCGCCTGTTCAACATGTTCATCAATCGCTTCCGTGGCAGCATCCCTGAGTTCATCGCCGACCTCCGCTCGCTCCAGGTCCTCAAGCTGTGGCAGAACAACTTCACGGGCGCCATCCCCGCGGCTCTCGGCCGTGCAGCACCGCTCCGCGAGGTGGACCTCTCCACCAACAGGTTGACCGGCGAGGTGCCGCGCTGGCTCTGCGCGCTTGGCGAGCTCCAGAtcctcatcctcctcgacAACTTCCTCTTCGGGCCGGTGCCGGAGGGGCTCGGCGCGTGTCGGACACTGACGCGGGTCCGCCTGGGCCGGAACTACCTCACCGGCCCGCTCCCCCGCGGCTTCCTCTACCTGCCGGCGCTGACCACGGTGGAGCTGCAGGGCAACTACCTGACGGGGCAGCTCCACGACCACGaggacgccggcggcagcagccCGCTGTCGTTGCTGAATCTCTCCAGCAACAGGTTCGACGGCTCGCTCCCGGCGTCCATCGGCAACTTCTCCTCCCTGCAGACGCTCCTGCTCAGCGGCAACCAGTTCACCGGTGAGATCCCGCGTGAGGTCGGCCAGCTCAGGCGGCTTCTTAAGCTGGACCTAAGCGGCAACAACCTGACCGGCGAGGTCCCTGGCGAGGTCAGTGAGTGCGCGTCGCTGACGTACCTAGACCTGAGCGTGAACCAGCTCTCCGGCGCTATGCCAGCGCGGCTGGTGCAGATCAGGATGCTCAACTACCTCAACGTGTCGTGGAACAAGCTGAACGGCAGCATACCGGCGGAGATGGGCGGAATGAAGAGCCTGACGGCCGCCGATCTGTCCCACAACGACTTCTCCGGCCGCGTGCCCCAGAACGGGCAGTTCGCCTACTTCAACGCGTCGTCGTTCGCGGGTAACCCGCGGCTGTGCGGACTGGAGGCGGACCCGTGCAGCCTGACGCCCGGCGGGCCGCAGGTCTGGCCCTCAGGCAGCGGCGGgcaggcggcgaggcgggcgcCGGTGATGTGGAGGCTgaagctggcggcggcgctggggcTGCTGGCGTGCTCGGTGGCGTTCGCGGCAgcagcggtggcgacgaccCGATCGGCGATGgtgcggaggcggcggtcggGGTGGCAGATGACGGCGTTCCAGAAGGTGCGGTTCGGGTGCGAGGACGTGGTGCGGTGCGTGAAGGAGAACTGCGTGGTGGGGCGTGGCGGGGCAGGGGTGGTGTACGCCGGGGAGATGCCCGGCGGGGAGCGCGTGGCAGTGAAGCGGATCGTGGCGGTGGGTGACGGCGGGTTCTCGGCGGAGGTGCAGACGCTGGGGAGGATCCGGCACCGGCACATCGTGCGGCTGCTGGCCTTGTGCTGGAGCGCGGAGGCGAAGCTGCTGGTGTACGAGTACATGGCGGGGGGCAGCCTGGGCGAGGCGCTGCACCTGCGCGGCGGCATGCCgtgggcggcgcggctgcgggtggcgacggaggcggCCAAGGGGCTGTGCTACCTCCACCACGACTGCTCGCCGGCCATCCTGCACCGCGACGTCAAGTCCAACAACATCCTGCTGGACGCGCAGCTGGAGGCGCACGTCGCCGACTTCGGCCTCGCCAAGTACCTGCGCGGCGGTGCGTCGGAGTGCATGTCCGCCATCGCCGGCTCCTACGGCTACATCGCGCCAG AGTATGCGTACACGCTGAAGGTGGACGAGAAGAGCGACGTATACAGTTTTGGAGTGGTGCTGCTAGAGCTGCTGACGGGGCAAAAGCCGGTGGGAGAGCAcctgcaggaggaggaggcggtggaccTGGTGCAATGGGTGCGGGCGCGCAGCAAGGACAAGGAGGAGGGGGTGTGGCGGGTGCTTGACCGGCGGCTGGGCGGCGACGTGCCGCCAGGGGAGGCCACGCAGATGTTCTTCGTGGCGATGCTGTGCGTGCAGGAGCACAGCGTCCAGCGCCCCACCATGCGCGAGGTCGTCCAGATGCTCGAGCAGGCAAAGGCAAAGGCAAACcacccctccacctccacccaataa
- the LOC102707317 gene encoding aspartic proteinase NANA, chloroplast-like, whose translation MPPPGPVVPLLLLLVAAGIAGVASGEEKEVQEEESFHLPITPPVVPESADERREHFRALQDKDQMRHRRVLRQVPALMSNTSTFELPMRSALNIAKVGVYLVVVRIGTPALPYSLALDTANEVTWINCRLRRRRGKHPGRPHVPPAATTMSLDEGGNGRPPVKVIKNWYRPALSSSWRRFRCSQEACANLPYNTCRGSNQNTSCTYFQRVQDGTISSGIYGQEKATVAVSDGTMAKLPGLVLGCSTFEKGDAVDSHDGILSLGNSDASFGVTAARRFAARFSFCLLATASGRNASSYLTFGRNPAVHGPGTMETPMVYSAVNVAYGFRVTAVLVGGQPLDVPPEVWDDRQGGVILDTGTSITCLVPAVYDPLTAVLNSHLAHLPTAHVDGFTDCYQWSFAGDGVDPAHNVTIPSFAIVTESGARLEPDAKSIVIPEVLPGVACLGFRRIDQGPMIIGNVLMQEHIWEIDHLAGTVRFRKDSCLNHHQLNKNASSSPAAHRAT comes from the coding sequence ATGCCGCCGCCCGGTCCGGtggtgccgctgctgctgctgctcgtcgcCGCAGGGATAGCGGGGGTAGCGTCTGGCGAGGAGAAAGAGgtccaggaggaggagagcttcCACCTTCCCATCACGCCACCCGTGGTGCCGGAGTCGgcagacgagcggcgggagcaTTTCCGCGCGCTGCAGGACAAGGACCAGATGCGGCACCGGCGGGTGCTGCGCCAGGTGCCGGCGCTCATGTCCAACACCTCCACCTTCGAGCTGCCGATGCGCAGCGCCCTCAACATCGCCAAAGTGGGCGTctacctcgtcgtcgtccgcatCGGCACCCCTGCGCTGCCCTACAGCCTCGCCCTCGACACCGCCAACGAGGTCACCTGGATCAActgccgcctgcgccgccgcagGGGCAAGCATCCGGGGCGTCCCCACGTGCCcccggccgccaccaccatgTCCCTCGACGAAGGCGGCAACGGGCGGCCGCCGGTGAAGGTGATCAAGAACTGGTACCGCCCGGCGCTCTCGTCGTCGTGGCGCCGTTTCCGCTGCTCGCAGGAGGCATGCGCCAATCTGCCCTACAACACCTGCCGGGGCAGCAACCAGAACACCTCCTGCACCTACTTCCAGCGAGTGCAGGACGGCACCATATCCAGCGGCATCTACGGCCAGGAGAaggccaccgtcgccgtctccgacGGCACCATGGCCAAGTTGCCTGGCCTCGTCCTCGGCTGCTCCACCTTCGAGAAGGGCGACGCCGTCGACTCCCACGATGGCATCCTCTCCCTCGGCAACAGCGACGCCTCCTTCGGCgtcacggcggcgaggcgcttCGCTGCGCGCTTCTCCTTCTGtctcctcgccaccgccagcgGCCGCAACGCCTCCAGCTACCTCACCTTCGGCCGCAACCCGGCCGTCCACGGGCCGGGCACCATGGAGACCCCCATGGTGTACAGCGCTGTCAACGTTGCCTACGGCTTCCGCGTCACGgccgtcctcgtcggcggccaGCCTCTGGACGTGCCCCCGGAGGTGTGGGACGACAGGCAAGGCGGCGTAATCCTCGACACAGGCACGTCCATCACGTGCCTCGTGCCAGCGGTATACGACCCGCTCACGGCGGTGCTCAACAGCCACCTGGCGCACCTGCCAACGGCCCACGTAGATGGATTCACCGACTGCTACCAGTGGTccttcgccggcgacggggtgGATCCGGCGCACAACGTCACCATACCAAGTTTCGCCATCGTCACGGAGAGCGGCGCGAGGCTGGAGCCGGACGCCAAGAGCATCGTCATTCCGGAGGTGTTGCCGGGGGTTGCCTGCCTGGGCTTCCGCCGGATAGACCAAGGCCCCATGATCATCGGCAACGTGCTCATGCAGGAGCACATCTGGGAGATCGACCACTTGGCCGGAACGGTCAGGTTCAGGAAGGACAGCTGCCTCAACCATCATCAGCTCAACAAGAACgcctcttcttctccggccGCCCACCGCGCCACCTGa
- the LOC107304310 gene encoding uncharacterized protein LOC107304310: MSSSSAALSRGKSAISGSTAKFEAAKGSSSKGGKPTRARGKTEKKVYSLPGQKFDPPEEREPLRIFYESLSKQIPSSEMAEFWLMEHGLLSPERAKKAYERKQKRQQQIRSGTPIKPSVKKDKPESSKKPSLYNSSDSKAKKRVDYSDDGNDFIVKLKRSRG; the protein is encoded by the exons atgtcgtcgtcctccgccgccttgTCCAGAGGCAAATCCGCAATTTCCGGATCCACCGCTAAATTCGAG gcgGCTAAAGGGTCGTCGTCTAAGGGCGGCAAGCCCACCAGAGCCAGAGGGAAGACCGAGAAGAAGGTCTACTCGTTGCCGGGCCAGAAGTTCGACCCTCCTGAGGAG AGAGAGCCTCTCAGGATATTCTACGAGTCCCTATCCAAGCAGATACCTTCTAGTGAAATGGCTGAATTCTG GTTGATGGAGCATGGGTTATTATCTCCTGAAAGAGCAAAAAAAGCATATGAAAGAAAGCAAAAGCGGCAACAGCAAATACGATCAGGAACCCCAATTAAACCCAGTGTAAAGAAAGACAAACCAGAAAGTTCAAAAAAACCAAGCTTATATAATAGTTCAGATTCAAAGGCAAAGAAAAGAGTCGATTACAGCGACGATGGCAACGACTTCATTGTCAAATTGAAGAGATCGAGGGgatga